Part of the Desulfurococcus sp. genome is shown below.
GCACTCTCTAACTCAACAGCTGGTAGCCTAGTTATCTTCGGTAAGAATAGCGATAGAGAGCCGAATGAACCTCAGATCCTGGAATTTGTTCCTCGCGTGAAGCGCAGCGAGGATGTAGTTAAAGCAACCAGCGGCTTTGTAAAGCATG
Proteins encoded:
- a CDS encoding peptidase U34; the encoded protein is MCDMIVALSNSTAGSLVIFGKNSDREPNEPQILEFVPRVKRSEDVVKATSGFVKHVKETYAVLLSRPWWTYGAEMGVNEHGVVMGNVAVFT